A genomic region of Zea mays cultivar B73 chromosome 6, Zm-B73-REFERENCE-NAM-5.0, whole genome shotgun sequence contains the following coding sequences:
- the LOC100193283 gene encoding putative RNA recognition motif containing family protein gives MSATAVKFPVEAPPRTVKVTNVSLSATVQDIKEFFSFSGDIEHVEMQSGDEWSQIAYVTFKDAQGAETALLLSGATIVDLSVIIGPAPEYQPPPIASAPPMSGTRVPVGGDNNVVHKAEDVVSTMLAKGFVLGKDAVGKAKAFDEKHGFTSTAGAKVASIDKKIGLSNKITTGTSLVSGKVKEMDQKFQVSDKTKSAFAAAEQKVSSAGSAIMKNRYVFTGASWVTGAFNKVAKAATDVGTMTKEKMAAEEQQKGFSGPSSRSHSYTPIR, from the exons ATGTCGGCGACCGCGGTGAAGTTTCCCGTGGAGGCGCCG CCGAGGACAGTGAAGGTCACCAACGTCTCTCTTAGTGCAACCGTGCAAGACATTAAGGAGTTCTTTTCCTTTTCAGGAGATATTGAACATGTGGAGATGCAGAG TGGTGATGAGTGGTCTCAAATTGCATATGTCACTTTCAAAGATGCACAAGGCGCAGAAACTGCACTTCTTCTTTCG GGTGCCACAATAGTTGATCTTTCTGTGATCATTGGACCTGCTCCAGAGTATCAGCCACCCCCTATTGCCTCTGCTCCACCAATG agtggaaccagagttccagttggtggagacaacaacgttgTCCACAAGGCCGAGGATGTTGTGAGCACTATGCTTGCCAAGGGTTTCGTGCTAGGAAAAGACGCGGTTGGCAAGGCCAAAGCGTTCGATGAGAAGCACGGCTTCACATCCACAGCCGGTGCTAAGGTGGCCTCCATCGACAAGAAGATTGGGCTGAGCAATAAGATTACCACAGGCACTTCGTTGGTCAGCGGGAAGGTGAAGGAGATGGACCAGAAGTTCCAGGTCTCTGACAAGACAAAGTCAGCGTTCGCGGCTGCCGAGCAGAAGGTGAGCAGTGCCGGGTCCGCCATCATGAAGAACAGGTACGTCTTCACCGGCGCGTCGTGGGTCACCGGCGCGTTCAACAAGGTCGCCAAGGCTGCCACGGACGTCGGGACAATGACCAAGGAGAAGATGGCGGCCGAGGAGCAGCAGAAGGGTTTCTCTGGCCCATCGTCTAGGAGCCACTCGTACACGCCCATCCGATGA
- the LOC114574132 gene encoding pentatricopeptide repeat-containing protein At1g11290, chloroplastic-like isoform X1 has protein sequence MLCCRATASLPSPPPPSHAADPHARLRAAAARYDLPGALAAFVSMSSPSSAAHAAAGPVLRTFTALLKLCAARADLATGRAVHAQLEARGLASESIASTALANMYFKCRRPADARRVFDRMPSRDRVAWNAVVAGYARNGLPSSAMEAVVRMQGEEGGERPDSVTLVSVLPACADARALHACREVHAFALRAGLDELVNVSTAVLDAYCKCGAVEAARAVFDCMPVRNSVSWNAMIDGYADNGNATEAMALFWRMVQEGVDVTDASVLAALQACGELGYLDEVRRVHELLVRVGLSSNVSVTNALITTYAKCKRADLAAQVFNELGNKKTRISWNAMILGFTQNECPEDAERLFARMQLENVRPDSFTLVSVIPAVADISDPLQARWIHGYSIRHQLDQDVYVLTALIDMYSKCGRVSIARRLFDSARDRHVITWNAMIHGYGSHGFGQAAVELFEEMKGTGSLPNETTFLSVLAACSHAGLVDEGQKYFASMKKDYGLEPGMEHYGTMVDLLGRAGKLDEAWSFIKNMPIEPGISVYGAMLGACKLHKNVELAEESAQIIFELGPEEGVYHVLLANIYANASMWKDVARVRTAMEKKGLQKTPGWSIIQLKNEVHTFYSGSTNHQHAKDIYARLAKLIEEIKDMGYVPDTDSIHDVEDDVKAQLLNTHSEKLAIAYGLIRTAPGTTIQIKKNLRVCNDCHNATKLISLLTGREIIMRDIQRFHHFKDGKCSCGDYW, from the coding sequence ATGCTGTGCTGCCGCGCCACCGCATCCCTGCCGTCTCCGCCTCCCCCCTCGCATGCTGCCGACCCCCACGCGCGCCTCAGGGCGGCGGCGGCCCGCTACGACCTTCCGGGCGCGCTCGCCGCCTTCGTCTCCATGTCGTCACCCTCCTCCGCCGCCCACGCGGCCGCGGGCCCCGTCCTACGCACCTTCACAGCGCTCCTCAAGCTCTGCGCGGCGCGCGCCGATCTCGCCACGGGCCGCGCCGTCCACGCGCAGCTCGAGGCGCGGGGGCTCGCCTCCGAGTCCATCGCTTCCACGGCGCTCGCCAACATGTACTTCAAGTGCCGCCGCCCCGCCGACGCGCGCAGGGTGTTCGACCGGATGCCTTCCAGGGACCGCGTCGCCTGGAACGCGGTCGTCGCTGGGTACGCGCGAAACGGGCTTCCATCGTCCGCGATGGAGGCGGTCGTGCGGATGCAGGGGGAGGAGGGCGGGGAGCGGCCCGACTCCGTCACGCTTGTGTCCGTGCTGCCGGCCTGCGCCGACGCCCGGGCGCTCCACGCGTGCAGGGAGGTACACGCCTTCGCGCTCCGCGCCGGGCTCGATGAGCTCGTCAATGTCTCCACGGCGGTACTTGACGCCTACTGCAAGTGCGGCGCGGTGGAGGCGGCAAGGGCTGTCTTCGATTGTATGCCTGTCAGGAACTCCGTGTCTTGGAACGCCATGATTGACGGGTATGCTGACAATGGTAACGCCACGGAGGCTATGGCTTTGTTCTGGAGGATGGTCCAGGAGGGCGTGGATGTGACGGATGCGTCTGTGTTGGCAGCACTACAAGCGTGCGGGGAGCTTGGATATCTCGATGAGGTGAGGCGTGTCCATGAGCTACTTGTGAGAGTTGGCTTGAGCTCCAATGTGTCGGTGACGAACGCGCTTATCACCACATACGCCAAGTGCAAGAGGGCAGACCTCGCTGCCCAGGTGTTCAACGAGCTGGGCAACAAAAAGACACGGATCTCATGGAATGCCATGATCCTCGGCTTCACGCAGAACGAATGCCCCGAGGATGCAGAGAGGCTCTTCGCTAGGATGCAGTTGGAAAATGTGAGACCAGATTCGTTCACCCTGGTCAGCGTGATTCCTGCAGTCGCGGACATTTCTGATCCGCTGCAAGCAAGATGGATCCATGGATATTCTATCAGGCACCAACTAGACCAGGATGTCTATGTCCTGACAGCCCTTATTGACATGTACTCCAAATGTGGGCGTGTCAGCATAGCTAGAAGGCTCTTCGATTCCGCAAGGGACAGACATGTTATCACCTGGAATGCGATGATCCATGGTTATGGTTCACATGGTTTTGGCCAGGCTGCAGTTGAGCTATTTGAAGAGATGAAGGGCACTGGCAGTTTGCCCAACGAGACAACATTCCTCTCGGTTCTTGCAGCTTGCAGTCATGCTGGTTTGGTTGATGAAGGGCAGAAATATTTTGCTAGCATGAAGAAGGACTATGGGCTTGAACCTGGAATGGAGCACTACGGTACCATGGTGGATCTACTTGGACGAGCTGGGAAGCTAGACGAAGCTTGGTCTTTCATCAAAAACATGCCTATAGAACCTGGCATTAGTGTTTATGGTGCAATGTTAGGTGCTTGCAAGTTGCACAAGAATGTTGAATTGGCTGAAGAATCAGCACAGATAATCTTTGAGCTGGGCCCAGAGGAGGGGGTGTATCATGTCCTTTTGGCAAACATTTATGCAAACGCTTCAATGTGGAAAGACGTCGCGAGGGTGAGGACTGCTATGGAGAAGAAAGGACTCCAGAAGACTCCTGGATGGAGTATTATCCAGCTCAAAAATGAGGTCCATACCTTCTACTCTGGAAGCACAAATCACCAGCACGCGAAGGACATATACGCAAGACTGGCTAAGCTCATCGAAGAGATCAAAGATATGGGCTATGTGCCAGACACTGATTCAATACATGATGTGGAGGATGATGTCAAGGCACAGCTGCTTAACACCCACAGTGAGAAGCTTGCTATTGCATATGGGCTCATTCGAACAGCCCCTGGCACGACAATTCAGATAAAGAAGAACCTTCGAGTTTGTAACGACTGTCATAATGCAACCAAGTTAATATCTCTACTGACAGGACGGGAAATAATCATGAGAGACATTCAACGCTTTCACCATTTTAAGGATGGTAAATGTTCATGTGGAGACTACTGGTAG
- the LOC100193386 gene encoding B3 domain-containing protein Os06g0112300, which produces MEVRGSAPSMKPKVEPPLEASHDWEVTPLSGDNPFFTSVMRKSQVQNPFQLVIPVRFHRHLPEARAPAVLLCRDRSWTVSYAGVGKWKRLQGAWRDFARDNGLRLGDACVFELLVPSTDATQGDGDGSKDQGEVVFRVQVLRGGLPAEITSRGATSDDPLVIVD; this is translated from the exons ATGGAGGTCCGTGGCAGTGCACCCAGCATGAAGCCAAAGGTGGAGCCGCCGTTGGAGGCTTCACACGACTGGGAGGTGACCCCGCTGTCCGGCGACAACCCCTTCTTCACCAGCGTCATGCGCAAGAGCCAAGTCCAGAACCCCTTTCAGCTG GTCATCCCGGTTCGCTTCCACCGCCACCTCCCGGAggcgcgcgcgcccgcggtgcTCCTCTGCCGCGACCGGTCGTGGACGGTGAGCTACGCGGGCGTCGGCAAGTGGAAGAGGCTCCAGGGGGCGTGGAGGGACTTCGCCCGCGACAACGGGCTCCGCCTCGGGGACGCCTGCGTCTTCGAGCTCCTTGTGCCCAGTACTGATGCAACCCAAGGAGACGGAGACGGcagcaaggatcagggggaggtGGTGTTCCGTGTGCAGGTGCTCCGCGGCGGCCTGCCGGCTGAGATCACCTCCCGGGGCGCCACCTCCGACGATCCACTCGTCATTGTGGACTAG